Genomic segment of Nitrospirota bacterium:
CGTTGCCCCGACACATCGGGGTAACTGAGCTGTCTTCATCCCCCTCTTCTAAAGGGGTTGGCTCTATGGAGTCAAGTGCAACTGAATATGTATTTTTTATGATGTCTTTTATGTGTTCGAGTTTCAGGGCTAATTCGGTTTTCTTTACCTCTATCTGCGAGACCTCTGACCGCATAGATTCAAGAGAACTCGCTGTGTCCTTTCTCTGATGTTCCATCTCCCTTAAATTAGAAGACTCAATTTCAAGGGATTCTTTCATTTTTGAGAATTCACTTTGTAACTGTTGAGCTAAGATAACGGAATCTCTCACGGCCTGCTCTTTTTCTCTTATTTCTGTTTCCCGCTGAGAGATACCTTCCTGGAGCATGGACTGTTCTTTTGTTATCTCTTCAAGTTTTTTATCTATCTCAACCATTGATGCGTTGAGCCCTTCATGCTCTCTGTTTAAGGCATCAATTTTCTCTGTAAGAGATGCGAGAGCAAGTCTCGTCTCTGTAAGTTCTGCTCGCAACGACTCAAGTAAAGTCCTTTTATGGGTGATAGAATTCTGTATCTCTTTTATATTTGTATCCAGCGCCTGTTTTTCATCTTCAAGAGACTTCAGGGCTAAAGTCTTTTCATTTGAGTTATTCTGGATTCTTTCCTTTTCCTTGAGGTTTTCTTCGTTTTCGATTAATACATACCCCATCTGTTTTTCATAACGTGTTTTTTCCTCTGAAAGGGAATTTATTTTTGATTTTAATTCGCCCCTGGCCTTTTCCTTCTGAGTTATATCATCACTTAGGGCTAAAAGGGCATCTTCCATAGATGCTATGGAATCTTTAACCGAGTTAATCCTGTCCTCTATGGCAAGCATGGAGGATTTTTTCTCTCTTATACCTGCATCGAGGTCTCTTATTTCGCGTTTGACCCTGAGTACGCCTTTTTCAATACCGCCAGAGGCATGGCCCGAGGGCTCCAGTACTTCGCCATGAAGAGTAACGTAACAATGCCGGCTTTCGTTGTTTTGCCACAGGTGATAGGCGGTATCAAGGTCATTAACTATCACCACATCACCAAATAAACTTAACGCTATATTTTCAAAGCCTTCTTTGACTTTGACCAGGTCTATGGCCCTGCCTATGATCCCCCCATTCTGAGGACTGGGGACTGGAGACTGAAGACTGAAGACTGACGTGGGATTGACATCAGCAGGTATGAAGCCACTTCTACTGATTTTATTTTCAGTAATAATACTTAAAGCTTTTTTTACTGCCTCCTTATCGTTCAGGATTGCTGAGGTTAGTTTCTCGCCGAGGACCGCCTCTATAGCAATATCATATTCAGGCTGTGTTTCAAAAATATCTGTTACGCGGTATAGAATATTTATTCCCTCAAGGGCAGGCCTTTTGTCTATATCAAGTTCCTTGAGGGAATCGAGCCTTGATGTCAAGGCAGCTATTTCCTCTCTCGCCCTGTAAAGGGCTTCCTCTTCTATTTTTAGATTTTCTCTTTTATTATTCAACTCCTTTAATAACTCGTCTTTTGCCCTGCAACTTACCTCAAGCTCTGAATTCAGAACCGAAAAGTCAGCATCTGTCTCTTCTATCAAAGCTGCAAGGCTGGTGATGTTTTCTTTTATAGCATTCCTGCCTTCAAGGATTTTATCTTCTTTTCTGCTAATTGCATCAACCTGGGAAGATAGATTGGATATCTCATTTTTCAATATGCTTACGGATTCGGCCTTTTCAAAGAGCTTTTTTCTTTCTTCCTCAAGGGCCTCTTCAAGGTCCCATATCTCTTCTTCAAGATTTCTGAAAGACTCGCTATGCGTTTCGAGATAGCCCTCAAGATTTTTGGCGTCGAGGCGAAGGTCAGCATCTTTTTGCAGAAGTTCACCGAGCCTGACCTCCATGGACGTTTTTTTCGACCTGAGTTCACTATCCTCTAAGTTTAATTTCCTGATCTGTTCTTTCAGGTTCTCGTATTCGCTTTTAAGGAGGGCAATCCTGCCTTCGCCCTCTGTTATTTCTTTCTCTATGGAGTGAACCTTTAACATAAGTTCCTCAATGGCCTTTTCCTGTTCTATATGGTTGATTCTGCGTCTTTCAATCTGTGCCTCTATTTCGGATAATTTTGTTGAATATTCGATTTCCTGAGCCTTCAGTCTTTCATAAGAGGATTTAAGAGATGAAAGGGTTTCTTTGAGAGAATTAGAATCCCTTACAGCAATTTTAATCTCAATGTCTTTTATTCTGTCGAATAACTTCTTATATTTTTCAGCGCGCCTGGCCTGTCTGTCGATGGAATTTATCTGCCGTCTGACCTCTGCAATTATGTCCTGCAGCCTCTGGAGATTTGATCGTGAGGCATCGAGTTTTTGCAGGGCTTCTGCCTTCCTTATCTTATATTTCATTACTCCTGCTGCTTCTTCTATTAAAAACCTCCTGTCCTGAGGTTTTGAATTCAATACCTCTGCTACCCTGCCCTGCTCAAGTATAGAGT
This window contains:
- the smc gene encoding chromosome segregation protein SMC, yielding MRIERIELIGFKSFSDKTAFNFHPGVTAVVGPNGCGKSNIVDAFRWVLGEQSAKSLRGEKMEEFIFSGSSSKKPKGMAEVNLIVSGVYSELPTGEPNSGEITVTRRLSRSGESEYLINKIPCRLKDIKDIFLDTGLELKTYSILEQGRVAEVLNSKPQDRRFLIEEAAGVMKYKIRKAEALQKLDASRSNLQRLQDIIAEVRRQINSIDRQARRAEKYKKLFDRIKDIEIKIAVRDSNSLKETLSSLKSSYERLKAQEIEYSTKLSEIEAQIERRRINHIEQEKAIEELMLKVHSIEKEITEGEGRIALLKSEYENLKEQIRKLNLEDSELRSKKTSMEVRLGELLQKDADLRLDAKNLEGYLETHSESFRNLEEEIWDLEEALEEERKKLFEKAESVSILKNEISNLSSQVDAISRKEDKILEGRNAIKENITSLAALIEETDADFSVLNSELEVSCRAKDELLKELNNKRENLKIEEEALYRAREEIAALTSRLDSLKELDIDKRPALEGINILYRVTDIFETQPEYDIAIEAVLGEKLTSAILNDKEAVKKALSIITENKISRSGFIPADVNPTSVFSLQSPVPSPQNGGIIGRAIDLVKVKEGFENIALSLFGDVVIVNDLDTAYHLWQNNESRHCYVTLHGEVLEPSGHASGGIEKGVLRVKREIRDLDAGIREKKSSMLAIEDRINSVKDSIASMEDALLALSDDITQKEKARGELKSKINSLSEEKTRYEKQMGYVLIENEENLKEKERIQNNSNEKTLALKSLEDEKQALDTNIKEIQNSITHKRTLLESLRAELTETRLALASLTEKIDALNREHEGLNASMVEIDKKLEEITKEQSMLQEGISQRETEIREKEQAVRDSVILAQQLQSEFSKMKESLEIESSNLREMEHQRKDTASSLESMRSEVSQIEVKKTELALKLEHIKDIIKNTYSVALDSIEPTPLEEGDEDSSVTPMCRGNDLQSLKDQLQAIGPVNLGTLEEFEELKTRYEFLSKQQADLIQSIDSLEEAISKINRTTRKKLEEAFESLNEKFKEVFTLLFGGGRAELVLLEGDILDAGIDIIAQPPGKKLQNLSLLSGGEKALVALSVLFAGFMVKPTPLCILDEVDAPLDESNTERFSDMINGLSENIQFIIVTHNRRTMELADYIYGITMEEAGVSRVVSMHLAEEAVQ